The Solea senegalensis isolate Sse05_10M linkage group LG18, IFAPA_SoseM_1, whole genome shotgun sequence DNA segment CAGGTGTTGTAACTGTGTGACGTTATCCATGCGGTTCGATCCACTTACAAAAGTTGCAGTCTGAAAGCGAACTAAACTAAACGAAGCTGTGAACGTTTTTGAGACCCCTGGACTATCCTGGTGTGAAAGCGCCCTTAGTCGCCTCTTCATAACCTAAACTGTCCAGCTCTTCTACAGGCACCTACAACTTGTGGTCAGTGGAGAATTATAAAGTGAATCTGTCAAAATGACCCAAGATATAGAACATGTGTTGCCCTGGTTGCAGTTCAGATAGTATTACAGGTGTGGGTGTTTCTGTTGGATAGGACAAAGAAGACCTGACGTTGTGTAGCAGGTTCAAGACTGCTGGCTGCTCCACTGGTTAGCCATGGGCCTGCGGAGCAGCTCCTCAACGTGACGGGCCACGTCCATCGTGTCCTCTAGGTCAAAGTCTCCATCTGGATCTAACATGGTGTCGCTCCTGATGGGTAAAGAGACAGACGTTTCAAGAAAGAAGTCACAAATAAACTACTGGATGTTCTAAAATGATCTTCCCAGTAGGTCCCAGTGGTCCACATGGTGGCTAGTATAAAGATGACTTGACTAAATTCTCTGTAAATTAGAAGCTACAATATCAAGTAGTCTGGTAGTCAGATTTTAAGTCAGGCAAAAGTATACAAGGCTTATAATGAAATCTAAGTGCTTAAAACTTTACAAATACTTCAGACAACCAGATACATTTGGTGTGTACTTACATGGGAGGGAAAACAGTGAAGTTGTTGGGGTGGCTCACAGAGGAAGACGCTGTCTGGTCCATGAATGATGGAGTTGATCCGCTGGGTTCAGGGTTTGGGGTGGTAAATCTACCAGagacattaaacacacattacGGCAGCAATTTCCGTCAACATTcatcaaaaaaactaaataaaaactgtaaatacaccCAGGTTTTTATGCTTGCACTTTGACTGTGCATTAACGATGACTTTAAAACAGGAGTTTGGATGGCAGATTTCTGTGGATACACCATCTATAAAGTGCATCTGTATTCACAGGATGGTATCAAACGGTAAAAGAAACGCATACTACATGAGGTAAGGGTTAGGTCACctgtggaaggaaaaaaaaacacacaaaaaaacttacTCGGGCACAACTTGTTTGATCTGTGGTTTCACGTATCCATCCACTGCTTTTGCTGCAAGAGACGACAGAATTTCACCAAAAAATACAGATGTTAGATGTTAGTAGGGTGACAACTACTGATTCTATTCAAAAACAATTCATCTGATGATTATTTGGTTAAGTTGTTTGGTAAataaattgtcagaaaatgtttaaacatgTTGATCAGTTTCCAAAGCCTCAAAACGATGTTCTCGAAAgtattttttgtcaattttgtcaacaaaccacaATCATTAGGTTTTGATTATTTCTTCACTCTACACTTACAAACAAATTTAATCCTATTATTGTTTTCTATCCGTATTTTGTATTGTAAATAGAATTGTAGAAATAGTAATCTTGTCTTGAGACGTGTATTAAATTTGTTCCATTAGGTTCTGCTTTTAAAAGGCTGCAACATCTTTAGGTGCATGTGGATAAAGTAGTCTATTCACATTTTAGCTCATAACAATGATATATTGATGTGAAGTGAATCAAGTTTAATACATACAGAGCGGAGGAGTGTAGTACTTGGCAAAAACCTCATCTTTGGGCCGGTCAGGGTAAAGAAACAAGAGGTGGTTCAGGTCACTGATGCGATCAGCCAGGGAGCGGATGGAGAAATCCTTGGTAGTGTAAGGCAACAGATTCCACACCAGCCTCTCCCCTTAATCAAAGACAGGAACAAACATTTATTGGTAATTTTGTGAGGTATAAACATACATGAGTGGAGTCGGGGGGGATATAAACAGGAGATTGAACAGGAATGCTGTAACACAtggtgtaaaaaataaagaaaggctTTGGCACCTGGTTTGTTGGGATTCTCAGCCACCCAGGCGATGGTGATGCCTCCAATCTCAGAGTCACTGAATCGCAGCAGGAAGGTGCCGTTGGGTTTGGACAGCAACATGTCCTGAGCCTGCTGCTTGTTTACAAAGCCCAGGATGGCCCTGGATACAGAACACAGGGTTGTAAGAGCGAGTCCAAGTGGGAAACACAGAAGAGTTTAGGAAACCCTGATCTAAAGTCTTTATGGTGTCCGTGCCTGTATCAAGAAGTGATTCATAAATCAGTTGGGATTGAAAAGTAAATCAAATATGACAAACTATTATTGAAGGTTTTCTAGGACTATGACATTTATACTATGATCCGCCATTACTTCTTTAAGAGACAAATTAGTTAGGAATAAGACTCAGCAATTCACTTGGGTTTTTATCAAACGCaagggtgaaaaaaacaataaaagggcAGATCAACCACTGGTAATGGAAATGGAATTTATCGCCTGGGTTTAAAACTCCCAGGTATACCTGCTAATTTTAGGCTCAAGAGTCCTTACCCATCATTCCAGTGCGGCTTGAGATGCTTCTTCATGAGCTCTACAACTCCATCAAACCACTGCCAGAAGGTGAAACTGCGTCCAGGTAAGCTCTCCTGTTTATGCacccacacacaacaaagactATTATATTATCGATGTGTTTGAATTTCACAGTCACCTGTAGAGCTGTGGAAATGAGGCAGACTCACCCTGTTGAACTGAGCCCAGGAAATGGTCATGCTTTTGTAATCCTCTGGGTTGTTACTGCTACTTGAAAATGCCTTCTGTGCCAGGAAGACCAGGTTGTCCTCTGACAGGCCACGCCCACTGTGCATCTCTGCCTTGTACTTCATATCGAGGGCCTCACACAGCTGGGGCCACAGCACCTTGTCAGGCACAATGAATGGCACTCTGCCCTGTGGAGAAGAACAGAAAACAGCGTCTGTTAGGgagtattttttactttttacaataGTTGCAGCATACTGTGCAACTCCGTGCTTCTGAGCAATCATATATCAGGCTCTCTATACACATGACGACGCTTATCCTGAAGAAGCCCATGATCCTACACAAGACCTAAAGCTGTGTGGAGTTATAAGAAACTACTGCGGCAAACTTACCGGCTCAGCAAAGGCATTGTCCCACAGCACTGTAGCTGTGGCATTGTTGTCCTGACTGCCGTGGACAATCACTACGACAGGCAGTGACAGGGTCTGCAGGTTACAGATACAAAAAACTTATTCTCAAATAATGCCATGTATTAATTCTATATGAATTGGTATTTAAAGTCTTCAAAAGGGAGACAAACATGATATTTCTTTAACCATTATTTGCTTAAACAAAAGATCAAATGTTGCATCTGATTACTTTGACATGGAAGACGAGCTCATTTCCGCCGACACTGAACTGGGATTCAAACAGAACTGTAAACTTCTCCTCCGTTACCGACTCTGCGCCACGACGGTCAGAACGCTTGATCCGTTTCAGAGACTGTAAACATACACAGCAGAGGCATGAGGAAACATGAAAGGCACACTGCTTCACCGGTGCAGTGCAGACAAAAAGAGCTTGACAGTTGCATTTTCATGTTACAGACTGTGGGAACACTGTTCACTGTTGCAGATGATGCTTGTTCTACAACCCTATCACCTCCATCATCAGTAAACAGGAACCGAAATGAGACAATTTGTGTTACTATTTAACAGGGTTGATATACAGATCATATAGAAACTGCTGCCATACTGGAAGCGTGTTTCAGAGTCCAATCAAAGAAATTTTGAAtcttaaattattaataaactTCATTAGAACATGTATACCGCAATTAATAAACATACGAAAAAAGATACAATACCAGTCATTTTGTCACCAGCACagacacattacacattattacatcccttaatataatatatcaaATGGTGTTTACCATGTTTCTGAAGTGTGCACTGAGGGTTCCAGTGGCCTGGTGATACTCCATCACACAGTTGTTGTTAAGAATTTCTCCACTACTTTCActgcaaagacagagagaaagctGTTGAAATAATTCCAAAACAACCTCCATAAATGTTGCATTTAAACAAAGGACAATAACACGTGTAATTGGTGTACGTGTTAttg contains these protein-coding regions:
- the LOC122759289 gene encoding signal transducer and activator of transcription 5B-like, which produces MAMWIQAQQLQGEALHQMQALYGQHFPIEVRHYLAQWIESQLWDSVDLDSPAEEAKAKRLLDNLVAELQRKAQLQGGEDGFLLKIKLGHYATQLKSTYDRCPLELVRCIKHILHSEQRLVQEATNASCETAGQAMDSLSQRHQQINQAFEELRLATQETENELRKLQHSQEYFIIQYQENLRIQAQLSSLSSLPPAERTQRETTLQNKRATVEAWLTREASTLQKYRLDLSEQHLKTLGLLRKQQTLILDEELIQWKRRQQLAGNGGPHEGGLDVLQSWCEKLADLIWQNRQQIRRCEHLTQQLPLPGPMEELLSKLNSDITDIISALVTSTFIIEKQPPQVLKTQTKFAATVRLLVGGKLNVHMNPPMVKAVIVSEQQAKALLKNESTHSESSGEILNNNCVMEYHQATGTLSAHFRNMSLKRIKRSDRRGAESVTEEKFTVLFESQFSVGGNELVFHVKTLSLPVVVIVHGSQDNNATATVLWDNAFAEPGRVPFIVPDKVLWPQLCEALDMKYKAEMHSGRGLSEDNLVFLAQKAFSSSSNNPEDYKSMTISWAQFNRESLPGRSFTFWQWFDGVVELMKKHLKPHWNDGAILGFVNKQQAQDMLLSKPNGTFLLRFSDSEIGGITIAWVAENPNKPGERLVWNLLPYTTKDFSIRSLADRISDLNHLLFLYPDRPKDEVFAKYYTPPLSKAVDGYVKPQIKQVVPEFTTPNPEPSGSTPSFMDQTASSSVSHPNNFTVFPPMSDTMLDPDGDFDLEDTMDVARHVEELLRRPMANQWSSQQS